The following are encoded together in the Candidatus Methylomirabilis oxygeniifera genome:
- the hsdR gene encoding Type I restriction enzyme EcoAI R protein (R.EcoAI), giving the protein MLTEADTCRKYVLPKLYAAGWSDDQISEQKYFTDGRIVVTGRRHFRKPGKKADYLLNYRPDYRLAVVEAKVSYKNPADGLQQAMEYAEILGLRFAYSTNGHGIVEHDYTTGGQQVLDIFPSPDELWRRVRAAEGLADDKAAEDLLFPFNRELRNPDGSIKTPRYFQEIAIHRAVQAVLQGKPRILITMATGTGKTFVAVQIVWKLWKTGHKGRILYLVDRNILVDQPLVREFNIFGGAVWKIQGEAKKGREIYFALYQALAEDESRLGLYKEYPPDYFDLIIVDECHRGSATDQSRWRRILEYFDAATQIGMTATPRREETRDTYGYFGNPIYTYPLSQGIEDGFLAPYRVHRIVPSVDATGWRPERDQLDRFGREIPNGVYETKDFERVVSLLSRTEVVAQHLTAYLKRTDRFAKTMVFCVDQEHAEDMRAALHKANEDLTQQYPHYVARVTVDEGKVGRGHLDDFVDPERDMPVILTTSKLLNTGVDAPTCRNIVLFKPIGSIVEFKQIIGRGTRLYPDKDKLWFTILDYAGATRLFADPNFDGEPERITEERIYPSGEEQGSPVIVGEGPSYGGEEDEDVPVSDWQEQPHRKYYVDGVEVRITAEIVYELDSSGKQQRVVKYTDYTAEQVRRLYPTPAELRTEWMDAEHRGAIQQALAERGIDFSALVEATNQPDADPFDLLIHVAWNAPLRTRRERAESVSGGKGKTFGTCTRLRLAAFSMICWINTQTMVSRSSMISRFLKFHLSPSAEPLWKSPVSLEESITCDLQLLSFSLSCTDRHSNTNR; this is encoded by the coding sequence ATGCTAACCGAAGCCGATACCTGCCGAAAGTACGTCCTGCCGAAGCTTTACGCCGCTGGCTGGAGTGACGATCAAATCAGCGAGCAGAAGTATTTCACCGACGGACGCATTGTCGTGACCGGTCGGAGACACTTCAGGAAACCGGGGAAGAAGGCGGATTACCTGCTCAATTATCGGCCTGACTACCGGCTTGCTGTGGTTGAGGCCAAGGTCTCCTATAAGAACCCCGCCGACGGCCTTCAGCAGGCAATGGAGTATGCGGAAATCCTCGGGCTCAGATTTGCCTATTCGACGAACGGCCATGGAATCGTAGAGCACGACTACACCACAGGTGGGCAGCAGGTCCTGGACATCTTTCCCTCTCCTGATGAACTGTGGCGTCGGGTTCGTGCGGCCGAAGGCCTGGCCGACGACAAGGCAGCCGAAGACCTGCTGTTTCCGTTTAACCGCGAACTTCGCAATCCAGACGGTTCCATCAAGACTCCCCGGTATTTCCAGGAGATCGCGATCCATCGAGCCGTGCAGGCCGTCCTGCAGGGCAAACCTCGCATCCTGATCACCATGGCCACGGGGACCGGCAAGACCTTTGTGGCCGTCCAGATCGTTTGGAAACTCTGGAAGACGGGACATAAAGGGCGGATCCTGTATCTGGTTGATCGGAACATCCTCGTAGATCAGCCTCTTGTCCGTGAGTTCAACATCTTTGGCGGTGCCGTCTGGAAGATCCAAGGAGAGGCGAAGAAGGGGCGAGAGATCTACTTCGCGCTCTACCAGGCTCTGGCAGAGGACGAGTCGCGGCTGGGTCTCTATAAGGAATACCCGCCGGATTACTTCGACCTGATCATCGTGGACGAGTGTCACCGTGGGAGCGCGACGGATCAGTCCCGCTGGCGCCGAATCCTGGAGTACTTTGATGCGGCCACTCAGATCGGGATGACAGCTACACCCCGGCGCGAGGAGACCCGGGACACCTACGGGTACTTCGGCAATCCCATCTATACCTATCCATTGAGTCAGGGCATCGAGGATGGGTTCCTGGCACCCTATCGCGTGCATCGCATCGTTCCCAGCGTGGACGCCACCGGGTGGCGGCCGGAGCGGGACCAACTTGACCGCTTTGGACGCGAGATCCCGAACGGCGTGTACGAGACCAAAGATTTCGAGCGTGTAGTCTCCCTGCTCAGCCGGACCGAGGTCGTGGCCCAGCATCTGACCGCCTATCTGAAAAGAACAGACCGATTCGCTAAGACCATGGTGTTTTGCGTGGACCAGGAGCACGCTGAAGACATGCGTGCCGCGCTGCACAAGGCCAATGAAGACCTTACGCAGCAATACCCACACTACGTGGCGCGCGTAACGGTCGATGAAGGGAAGGTGGGTCGGGGCCATCTGGATGACTTCGTGGATCCCGAGCGAGACATGCCGGTGATCCTGACGACGTCTAAGCTCCTCAATACCGGAGTGGACGCCCCCACGTGCCGAAACATTGTCCTGTTCAAGCCTATCGGCTCCATCGTGGAGTTCAAGCAGATCATCGGGCGAGGCACCCGCCTCTATCCGGACAAGGATAAGCTGTGGTTCACGATCCTGGACTACGCCGGGGCTACCCGCCTCTTCGCCGATCCCAACTTTGATGGGGAGCCTGAACGGATTACTGAGGAAAGGATTTACCCGTCTGGCGAAGAGCAAGGGTCACCCGTGATAGTCGGAGAAGGCCCTTCGTATGGAGGAGAAGAAGACGAAGACGTGCCCGTGAGCGACTGGCAGGAGCAGCCGCACAGGAAGTACTATGTAGACGGGGTCGAGGTGCGGATCACCGCAGAGATAGTGTATGAGCTGGACAGTTCAGGGAAGCAGCAACGAGTCGTCAAGTACACGGACTATACAGCCGAACAAGTGCGCCGGCTGTACCCCACCCCCGCTGAACTTCGGACAGAGTGGATGGATGCAGAACACCGGGGGGCCATTCAGCAGGCCCTCGCTGAACGCGGCATTGACTTCTCCGCCCTGGTCGAAGCCACAAACCAGCCAGATGCGGATCCGTTCGATCTTCTCATCCACGTTGCGTGGAACGCTCCCCTCCGAACCAGGCGGGAGCGCGCCGAGAGTGTGTCCGGAGGGAAAGGAAAGACTTTTGGGACCTGTACACGCCTCAGGCTCGCGGCATTCTCAATGATCTGCTGGATAAATACACAGACTATGGTGTCACGCAGCTCGATGATCTCCAGATTCTTGAAGTTCCACCTCTCTCCAAGCGCGGAACCCCTATGGAAATCGCCGGTTTCTTTGGAGGAGTCGATCACCTGCGATCTGCAGTTGCTGAGCTTCAGTCTCTCTTGTACAGATAGGCATAGTAATACAAATAGGTAA
- a CDS encoding conserved protein of unknown function (Evidence 4 : Homologs of previously reported genes of unknown function), protein MMGRRDPQEARRRLYEYAVAQGGYFTAAQARIAGYPKQLQYYHVRRGNWVREDRGIFRLWEWPRSSHEDLIRWTLWSRGAAVVSHQSAMAVHEISDLMPAKIHLTVPPEFRKTPSPAMVLHRDRLAPHEIEQRDGFRVTTPLRTLIDAARVDVDPERLSAAVRDAVLKGLVADRHIEAAIDTLQGAAAERLYQALTLARKAA, encoded by the coding sequence ATGATGGGAAGACGGGATCCACAAGAGGCCAGGCGTCGTCTTTACGAATATGCAGTTGCCCAAGGCGGCTATTTTACGGCTGCCCAAGCTAGGATAGCCGGCTACCCCAAGCAGCTCCAGTACTACCATGTCAGGCGTGGCAACTGGGTTCGGGAAGATCGTGGTATCTTTCGCCTCTGGGAATGGCCGAGGAGCTCGCACGAAGACCTCATTCGCTGGACGTTGTGGAGTCGGGGTGCGGCGGTGGTTTCCCACCAGAGCGCGATGGCGGTGCATGAGATCAGCGATCTAATGCCGGCCAAGATACACCTGACTGTCCCGCCGGAGTTTCGCAAAACTCCATCCCCAGCCATGGTCCTTCACCGGGACCGTCTTGCTCCCCACGAAATTGAACAGCGTGATGGGTTTCGTGTTACAACACCCCTGAGAACCCTTATTGATGCCGCCCGCGTCGATGTGGATCCTGAGCGTCTATCCGCTGCAGTCCGGGATGCCGTTTTGAAAGGCCTCGTTGCAGACCGCCACATCGAGGCTGCCATAGACACACTCCAAGGAGCGGCGGCAGAACGCCTGTATCAGGCGCTCACTCTGGCCCGGAAGGCTGCTTGA